A segment of the Bacteriovorax sp. PP10 genome:
CGAATATATTGGACAGAAAAAAGTCGTCCAGAATATCGACGTTATGGTTGAGTCGGCAAAAATCAGAAATTCAGCAATGGATCACGCACTATTATCAGGACCTCCTGGTTTAGGAAAAACTTCTCTTGCCATGATCATTGCCAAATCAATTGGTAGTGAACTGCATGTGATTTCGGGGCCGGGAATTGACAAAAAAGGTGACCTCGCGGCCATCCTTACGAACTTAGGTCCTCGTGACGTTTTATTCATCGATGAAATCCATCGCATGAATGTTGCAGTTGAAGAAATCCTGTATTCAGCAATGGAAGACTACCGCTTGGATATCGTTATTGGACAAGGCCCTAGTGCCCGCACAATGCAAATCCAGATCGCTCCATTCACATTAATTGGTGCGACGACAAGATCGGGTCTTTTATCAAACCCACTTCGTGATCGTTTCATGGCCCATTTGCATTTTGATTTTTACAATCATCATGAATTAAGTGAAATCGTAGAAAACAATTCTAAAAAATTGAATATCACTCTCGATAAAGCTGCCTTATATCTCATCGCTGCTTGCGCGCGTGGAACACCAAGAATTGCCAATAGAATATTGAGACGCGTTCGCGACTTCGCACTAGTGAAAGGCGAAAGCAAAATTTCAGAAGAGTCTGTTAAAAAATCTTTATCCCTGATGGAAATCGACTCATACGGATTAGACCGTATGGATAGAAAAATCCTTCAAGTTATCGAAGACTATTACAAGGGCGGACCTGTTGGGATTGAAACGCTGTGTGCGACCTTAGCAGAAGACCGCACAACAATCGAAGACGTCTATGAACCTTATCTTTTAAAAGAAGGATTTCTCCTTAGAACGCCTAGAGGAAGAGAGATCAGTCAGAAATCAAAAGAACATTTAGTAAAAATGAAAACTGACTTAATGTAGTTATTTTTTATTAACGATGGCCATGATGATTTTTGAATCACAGATCAATTTGTTTTCATCATTGAAGATTTCAATTCTCCACGTTTGAGAACTTCTTCCCATGTAAATCATCTTGGCAACACCACGGACATGACCTTTAGTTGCTGAACGAAGGTGAGTCGCTTCAATGTGCTGACCTACTGCCATTTTTTCTTTTGTATCAATAACCATATTGGCAGCTACACTTCCAAGTGTTTCAGCAAGTACGCAAGAGGCCCCGCCGTGTAGAAGGCGAGCAGGTTGAAATGTTCTTTCGTCAACTGGCATAGTCCCTTCAAGAGTATCGTCGCCAATTTTTGTCAGCTCGATTCCCAAGTGAGAAACCATTGTGTTTAGGCTCATTTTGCTTAATTGTACTAGAGAGACGTCTTTGTTAAACCAGATTGAACTCATAAATTTTCCTTAAAAAATGACAAAGCCGATTCCCACACCAATACGATTGATGGTCAGCTTCGTTGGCCCTTCAAGCATATGACGTTTATAAAGCAAATGGTAGGTAAATTGAGTTTCACCTTTCACACTTGCAAACAATGTAAAACGTTGTCCATCAAATTTATCTTCTGGTCTAGATGACGTTGTATCAGATTTTAGTGACTGCGAAATACTAGATTTCAAAAGTAACTTATAGTCGCGCACAAAAAACGTACGGGCGACTCCGGCAGTGGCATAAAATATTTTATTCTGATTTAAAGCAAGCGTTTCACCATCGATAAAATCATTCGTATTAAAAGTAGAGAATTGTTCATAATCAGCACCGCCATAAAAAGAAAGTGCATGCCATGCGGTTAGTTGTTGATAATAAAGATTGAATCCAATTTCTGCTTTTGTTTCAAGCTCACCTGCTGTCACATTATCACCACTGAGTTTTGAAGAGCGAAGACTCGACCAATAAAAACTCGAGTTAATCATACGGTTTGTTTTATCCAGCAAAACAGTGGTTCCAAGTCCTAGAGAGAAAGGAGAGTTTTGAGTACTCTTGATACTTCCTTCCTGAGTTTTAATCTGTTCCTGGAAATCCCCGACAGAAGCGGTATACATCGCAAAGAGAGTGTAGTTCTTATTTCCAAGAGGAGTTTCTGAATCTGAATTCAAAACATTGTAATTTGTCCCTCTGGTAAGTTTGGGAGCATAGGGATACGAGATGTAACTCGGATATGGGTACTCGATATAAATATTACTAAAAACGGGAATTGGATTCCAGGAATTGATCTGAGGATTCCACTGAACTAAATCTTTCTTAAAGTCCTCAATCCTCTTATTGTACTTAGCTTGATATTTGGGAATCAGTTTGGTTGCCACACTATCAAGTGTCTCTTTCCCCTTGATCATATACACGTCAGGTGTGCTTTCTGACTGAGCAAATACCTGAGGAGTGGCAAAAGAAAGTAGTAATACCGCGAGTATGCTTGTTGTAAATGTATTCATTCTTCAATTCTAATGGAATTTTTTTTAATTGCACTAGGCGGGGATTACCTACTAATCGAGGCACTTTTTCCAATGAAAGTGATAATACCAAAATGTAACTTATCCTAATTTAGAAGCCGATGAGGTAGTTAATAGAAGCGAGTTATAGTTAGATAAATATGAAACATCAGGTACTAATAGTCTTTTGTGTTTTGGCGATGTTCGGCTGTATAGTCGATAAAGGCGCAGTTTCAATTAGTGGAAAAAAGAAGGCCACAACCACTACTTCTCGAATTAACTCTGCCTCAATTTCTTCAGTTCAAATTATCAATAATCAATTAGTCATTACAGGGACAGGTCTTACGGCCGTAACTAATATTAAGGTTAGTGGAAATTCATTAAATAAAGATTTTAATATAGAATCTCAATCGGGCACTCAGATCATTGCTAATTCATTAAGTGTCTTTTCATTTGATGTTTCCAAAGTTTTTAATCTTATTTTATCCGATGCCAATGCAAGTGCGACTTTTCCAATAGATTTTTCAATTTGTAATTCAACTTTAAATGGCAAAAGTTTTAATTGCTCAATCACGGCGATGGATAAGGATGTTTTATCTTATGATGCTGTCTCTGGAACATGGAAACCACGTGCCGCTACTGGAACAAATTATCTTGGAGCGTTTAATGCTTCAGCAAATCCTCCAGCACCTACACCATCTCCATTTCCGGCCTCAGGTTCATATTATATTGTAAGCGCTGACGGAATGATCGGTGCTACTTCATTTGTGACAGGTGACTGGCTTATTTCCAACGGAACTGCTTGGCAGAAGATTGGAAATTCTACATTGGTTACTTCAGTTTTCTCACGCACAGGAAATATTGTTGCTCAGGAAGGAGATTACGATCTTGATAAATTAACAGACGTTGATTTATCAGTGGCCCCAATCTCTGGTAAAGTTTTAAAATTCAATGGTACTCATTGGGTGGCCGCAGATGATCTTTCAGCTGGCGGAGCAGGTTCCGTTGTGACGGCTTCAATTGCAGACAGTGCAGTTACAGACGCAAAGATCGTAACAATTGCTGCCTCAAAAATTACCGGTACAATTAACAGTACACAAATTCTCGATGGAACAATTGTAAACGCTGACATTAATGCAGCTGCTGCAATTGATTACTCGAAATTAAATATTCCTGCTGCTGCTATTCCTTATGCAAAACTAAATATCGCGAACGGTGATATTCCGTACGCAAAGTTAAATATTGCAAACGGAGAAATTCCGGCCGCAAAAATTTCAGGTCTTCCAGCAGCTACTGACATTTTAACAACGTCGATTATCAATAGTGATACGACTCATGCTCCTGATGCTGATTCTGTATTTGATGCTCTTTTAACAAAATTAAATCTCATCGGTGGCGGAACAATTTCTCTTGGAACAATTAATGGAATACCTACTCCTTCTTTTGGCGATGATGTGGCCAATAAAAGTTATGTCGATACACAAATCCCTTCTGTCATCGCTGATTCACCTGGGATAAGTGTGTGGGTTCCGGCCAATTCGATATTCGCAATGAAAGTGTGTCCAGGAACGTGGACTGACGTCGGTGTAACTGGAGCAGGCCCAAATTCTGCAACCTGTGATGGTGTTACATGTAGAGTTTGCCAAAGCCCAGCAACGAAAGGCCTAATGCCAGCTAGCTCGGTTGTTCTGATGGAATCTTGCCCTTATGGATGGGCCCCATTGGGAATAGTGATAGGACCTGGTAGCGCAGGATTGAATTATACTTATCAATCTTGTCAGTCTCCGGGCACTGATTCAAAAATTCCTCAAAATGCAAAAGTTATTATGAAAACATGTCCAACAGGATGGAGCGATCTCGCTATGTCTGGTGGCCCTTTGGCCGCGACTTGTTCAGGAACTAGTTGTCATGTTTGTGAAACACCAGGAAACAATACGACTGCAAGAGGTATGGTCGGTGGTGCTGGGGGAGTGACTGGCACTGGAGGAGAAATTTTCATCAAAGCAGGTGCCGGAGGAACAACATCTGGGCCAGGTGGAGATGTGAACATTACATCAGGGGCCACGACAGAGGGAGTAGCAGCTGGAGCGATTAATTTAACTGGAGGTATTGGAGCAGGAGCGGCCAATGGTGGAAGTATTAAACTTTCCGCAGGTACAGCTAGTGGAACAGGTGCCCTTGGTACAATTCTTCTCAATCCAACTAATGCTGGTTTCGTCGGAATAGGAACATTAACTCCAGCGTACACACTTGATGTTGTCGGTGGCGTAAACGCTTCAAGCGGATATACTTCAGTTTCAGACCGTAGACTAAAAAAGAATATCGTCACAATCGATGATGCTTTAATAAAAGTTTTAGGACTTCGCGGAGTCGAATTCGATTGGAAGAAAAATGACGAACACGAAATCGGATTAATCGCCCAAGAAGTCGAGGCGATCGTGCCAACTTTTGTAAAAACCGGAACAAATGGTTTCAAGGCCGTTAAATACTCCAACATCGTCGCACTTCTTATTGAAGCAATGAAAACAGAGCACAAACAAGTTCAAAAAAATCTCTCGATGATGAATACAATGCAAACAACTCTCGAAGAGCACTCAAGAGAAATCGCTTCTCTTGAAGAAGAGAATGTTCACTTGAAAAAAGAGAATGCTGATATCAAAATTCGATTAAGTAGGCTGGAAAAGGTCATTCTCCAAATGAAACACTGATTATTTCGAAGTAACCTAAACATTGGCTAGACCTCTATCTGCCTAAAATTATTGACAAATTTAGAACTAAACCAATCTAAATAACTCTTCTTTTATTGGAAATCTTTTCATAAGTTATGAATTTTCCCCTAGAAAAGACGAAAATAGAGTAATATAAGACTGCTCTTGTCGGGTATTGACCCGGCAAAGTTTTATTCTTCAGTCTAAGTCCCAACGGAGTTATAATAGTTTGTAGTTGCCAAAAAATTGCGCGACCATTAAATTATGAGAACTATTAGAGAATTAGTGAAATAGGTAACCAAATATAATGTTGAACCAACGTACTATTGCCAAGAAATTTTCAGTTACTGGTATCGGTATCCATTCCGGGAAAAAAGTAACAATGACTCTGCACCCTGCAGAGGCAGACACTGGCATTCAGTTTCAACGTACAGACATTCCTAACGCTCCAATTCTTCGCGCGACTGCCACGACAGTTGGTGCTACTGAAAACAATACGACAATTGGTGAAGGACAAAACGCTGTTCACACTGTTGAGCATTTACTCTCAGCTTTTTATGGTTTCGGAATCGAAAACGTTTTTTGCGAAATCAACGGGCCCGAAGTTCCAATCATGGATGGTTCAGGTGCATCTTTCGTTTTCCTTTTAAAGGAAACGGGAATTGTAACTCTTAACAAATCAAAAAAATTCTTAATCGTGCTTGAAAAAGTACGCGTTGAATTCGACGACAAGTGGGCGGAGATCGAACCTTCGTCAAAACTCATCATCGATTCAACAATTGTTTTCGCTCACCCGACAATCAAAACTCAAAACAAAGTTTTTGAATTCTCATGCGAAAACTACATCAATGAAATCGGCCGTGCCCGCACATTCGGTTTCGTAAAAGATGTTGATGCACTAAAAAGAAAAGGCTTAATTAAAGGTGGATCGTTAGATAACGCAATCGTTCTGGATGACTACAAGGTCATTAACCCAGAAGGTCTTCGTTTCGCTGACGAGTTCATTCGCCATAAAATTCTAGACACAGTAGGCGATATCGCGCTTATGGGTTATGAAATCGCTGGTAAAATTACGACTTACAAGTCAGGTCACCACGTTCACAATCTTCTGTGCAGAAAGCTTCTCGCTACTCCTTCTGCCTTTGAGATTGTTTCAGCTGCATCGCTTGAACGCGAGACAGTAGAGGCATTCGCACTCCCCAGAGCACTACAACCGTCATTTCATTAGTAAGTCGTTTGTAGTAACATCATTTTAATTTAATCTCACCAAAGGTATTCATATGAAACTTTCTCAAGGTTTTTGGCAAACGTATAAAGAAGTTCCAGCAGACGCTGAAATTGCTTCTCACCAATTAATGATTAGAACTGGTCTTATCCATAAGTCGGGTTCAGGTTTATATAACTATCTACCAATGGGTCTACGCTCAATTAGAAAAGTTGAAACTATCGTCCGCGAAGAATTAGATAAAATCGGATGTTTCGAAATCACAATGTCTGTCGTGACTCCAGGAGAGTTATGGCAAGAGACAGGTCGTTGGGACAAGATGGGCGGGCTTATGCTTCGCTTTAAAGATAAAAAAGGCGCTGACCTTTGTATCTCTCCAACTAACGAAGAGACTGTGACTGATATCTTCAGATCGACAATAAAATCTTATAAGCAGTTACCGGTTACACTTTATCAGATCAACACAAAATTCCGCGATGAAATTAGACCACGTTTCGGTTTGATGAGAGGACGCGAATTCACAATGAAAGACGCTTACTCTTTCCACTTGGACAAAGCGAGCTTGGACGTTGGCTACCAGGCCATGTACGACGCTTACACGGCGATCTTCACACGCCTTGGACTGGAATTCATTCCAGTTGAAGCAGACGGTGGAGCCATGGCCTCTGCAGATTCAAAAACTCACGAGTTCCAGGTTGTAGCAAACTCTGGTGAAGACTTAATCATTTACTCACAAGAAGCAAAATACGCTGCTAACATTGAAAAAGCTCAAACTAAAAAAGCTTCTGCTCCATACGACATGAACATTATTCCAATGAAAGAAGTGGAGACGATTAAAGCAGAAACAATCGATGCCGTAAGTAAGATGCTAGGATTAACATCAAACCAAAGCTTAAAATCGATGGTGTACACGGCAACAACTGGTGAAGTCTCAAAAATGATTCTTGCCATGGTTATTGGTGACGATTCAGTTAACGAAATCAAACTTCAAAACTTTTTAAAGTGCGATCACCTTGCTGCATCTTCTGAAGAAGAACTTAAAAAAGCAAAACTTTGGAAAGGCTATATCGGACCTGCTGGATTAGAAGACCAACTAGAAATTATCTTCGACAACGAAGTAAATGTTGAAGCTTCATATGTTATCGGTGCCAATAAAAAAGACGCTCACGTAAGTGGATTTAATCCAAAACGCGATATGAAAAAATTAACGATGGCAGACCTAAGACTTTCAAAAGCTGGCGACTTAACGATGGACGGAAAACACACTGTCGTTGAAAAACGCGGTATCGAAGTCGGTCACGTTTTCCAACTAGGTGACAAGTACACAAAAGCGATGAAAGTCGGTGTCCTTGATCAAAACGGAAAGCTAGCAACTCCATTAATGGGTTGTTACGGAATTGGAGTTACACGTGTTGTAGCTGCAGCGATTGAACAAAACCACGATGCCAATGGTATCGTCTGGCCAAAAGCAATCGCGCCATACGACGTTTACTTCGCAACAATTGTGAAAGCTCCTGAGTTCGCCCAAATCGCCGACGATATCTACGGCGACATGAAAAAAGCTGGTTTAGAAGTTGTTTACGACGACAGAAACGTAGGCCCAGGAAACAAATTTAAAGACTCAGATCTTTTAGGATTGCCATACAGAGTAGTCTTAGGAGAAAGAGACTTTGGTGCTTCTGGCGAGTTAGAAGTGATCGAGAGAAAAACAGGAACAATTACGAAAGTAAAAAGAGAAGACCTGATTTCGACTTTAAAAAACCTTTTGAAATAGGATCTATATGACAGAGATAGAGCATGACATGATCGTTGGAATCCACAGCATTGCTGAGGCCATCAGAAATCCTGAGAGACAAATTTTTGAAATTGTCACAACGGATGAAGGCTTCCAGGAATTCAAAAAGCGCAGTGGACTCAAAGATTCTGAAATCCCTCTTACGAAAGTGAGATGGTTGGAAGGTCATGCTCTTCAAGAAGAAGCTAAAAAAAATTACCGCGATCTTGAAATGGAATTCCAACGTGTGCCGAGTGGTATCTTCATGTTGGTAAGTCCGATTAATATTTGGGAACCAACTTGGATCTACCAACAATTAGAAAGCAGAATCCCTATTAAAATCCTAGCTCTCGATCAGATTACAGATGCCCACAACGGCGCTGCAATCATGCGTACAGCAGCTTTCTACGGTGTAGACGCTATTCTTATCTCAGCGAGAGGGAATTTCGGCCTAGGGCCTGGTTTTTCACGTATCGCTTCGGGTGCAACTGAACACGTAAAAATCGTTCGTTGTTCGGCCCTGCCAAAAACCATCACAAAAATAAAAGAATTGGGCGCAATCTGCATCGGTTTATCAGAACACGCGACCGCAGACCTTGGTTCAATCGACACAACAAAACCAATTTGTTTAGTTTTGGGTGCTGAAGATGTGGGAATGTCACACGCCGTCAGTCGCGTTGTAGACACGACAATTTCTTTTAAACCCGCAGGGAAAATCAAATCTTTGAACGTGTCAGTTGCCGCTGCAATTGCCATGGAAAAAATATTTGGTGGAATTTAATTTCAAAAAAAAGTAAAAAAAATATTGCCATTAAAAGGCCGCTAGATTATAAATTACCCCTAGCATAGCGGTTAGATACTGTACGCTGACTTAGCTCAGTTGGTAGAGCATCGGTTTTGTAAACCGACGGTCGTAGGTTCGATTCCTATAGTCAGCTCCATCTATTTTTTCGTTAGTGTTGAAATGAGGAGAGGTTGCCGAGTGGCCAAAGGCAACAGACTGTAAATCTGTCGGAGCGATCCTTCGAAGGTTCGAATCCTTCTCTCTCCACCATTTTCTTACCAAAAAGTCCTATGCGGGCGTAGCTCAGTTGGTAGAGCGCCACCCTTCCAAGGTGGATGTCGCAAGTTCGAATCTTGTCGCCCGCTCCATTTCTCTACCTAATACATTATTAAAATTTTTTTGAATATCGTATGAAAATGCTCTAGTGGCTCAGTGGTAGAGCACTCCCTTGGTAAGGGAGAGGTCGTGGGTCCGATTCCCATCTGGAGCTCCACTTTTTCCTCTTGTCAGGAGGAAGCATCGCGGGCATACTGTTGACTTAATTTAGAACCCGTTATAATTGCTACATATAAAAATTGATTCTTTTTAAAAGTTAAAAGAGTAATCGAAGAAGGAGAAACCAGATGGCTAAGGAAAAATTCGACCGTTCAAAACCTCACGTTAACATCGGAACTATTGGTCACGTAGATCATGGTAAAACGACATTAACAGCTGCTATTACAATGACTATGGCTAAGATCCATGGTGGAGCAGCGAAATCATATGCAGATATCGATTCAGCACCAGAAGAAAAAGCACGTGGTATTACAATCAATACAGCACACGTTGAATATGAAACAGCAGCTCGTCACTACGCTCACGTAGACTGCCCAGGTCACGCTGACTACGTTAAAAACATGATTACTGGTGCCGCTCAAATGGACGGTGGTATTCTTGTATGTTCAGCAGCAGACGGACCTATGCCACAAACTAGAGAGCATATCCTTCTTGCTCGTCAGGTTGGTGTACCAGCTCTAGTTGTTTTCTTAAACAAAGTAGACATGGTAGACGATCCAGAACTTCTAGAACTTGTTGAAATGGAAATGAGAGAACTTCTTTCATCATACAATTTCCCAGGTGACGCAATTCCTTTCATCGCTGGTTCAGCTCTTGCTGCAGTTGAAGGAAGAAACCCAGAAATTGGGGAATCAAAAATCGTAGAACTAATGAACGCAGTAGATGCTTATATCCCAACTCCAACTCGTGATGTTGATAAGCCTTTCCTTATGCCAGTGGAAGACGTTTTCTCGATCTCAGGTCGTGGAACGGTTGTAACTGGACGTATTGAGCGTGGAATTATTAAAGTTAACGAAGATATCGAAATCGTAGGTATCCGTGACGTACAAAAAACAACTGTAACAGGGATCGAAATGTTCCGTAAGCTTTTAGACCAAGGTCAAGCTGGGGATAACGCTGGTCTTCTACTTCGTGGAACGAAGAGAGAAGATATCGAGCGCGGTCAGTGTCTTGTTAAGCCAGGATCAGTATCTCCACACGCTAAGTTCAATGGTGAAGTATATATCCTTACAAAAGAAGAGGGTGGCCGTCACACTCCGATTTTCAAAGGATACCGTCCACAGTTCTACTTCAGAACTACAGACGTAACTGGATCAATCGAACTTAACCCAGGTGTTGAAATGATCATGCCGGGTGACAACACTTCTTTCAAAGTAGAGCTTATTTCTAAGATCGCTATGGAAAAGTCACTTCGTTTCGCTATCCGTGAAGGTGGACGTACGATCGGTGCTGGTACAGTTTCTGAAATCCTAGATTAATTCTAAGATTTCCAAAAAAGTTTTTAACAGTGGGCCGGTTTTTTCCGGCCCACTTTTTTGTCCTCTTGTCTTCTGATAGTATTTTTATTGAGCTGGGCGTATAGCTCCAATGGTAGAGTAGGTGATTCCAAATCACTTGGTTGTAGGTTCGAATCCTACTGCGCCCGCCACTTTAAATATTATTTCTTTCATTCACACCGTGTCATCGGTGAAATCTCACTTCTCTCTAGACAAATTAGCTTTTTTCTTGCATATGTATTAGATTCTATTTTTTTATCCAGTAAAAGAAAGGTTAACTATGTCGATCATTAAGAGCGAAGACTCAAGAAAGTGGATTACAGCTTTAACTGTAATTGCTTCAGTACTAGCAGGTTACGTTGTCTATAAATTCGTAGGTCAGTTAGGGGATTGGTTTGATCTAGAAACGAAAATTTCTAGCTATAGCATGGTAGCCCAGGGTCTAGGATTTCTAACTGGTGTAGGGACGTTTATTTACATCCTGAAGAACAGTGAGACATCTTCTTACCTTCAAGAAGTTTATAATGAACTTGTAAAAGTTGTATGGCCGTCAAAGGATGCAACTGTAAAGATGACAATCGGAATTGCGATTGCACTTGTTATCGTTGCTGGTATCTTTACTGCAGTCGA
Coding sequences within it:
- the ruvB gene encoding Holliday junction branch migration DNA helicase RuvB, which produces MIFDNEDNARMVGGESHNEEFKHEVLLRPTDFSEYIGQKKVVQNIDVMVESAKIRNSAMDHALLSGPPGLGKTSLAMIIAKSIGSELHVISGPGIDKKGDLAAILTNLGPRDVLFIDEIHRMNVAVEEILYSAMEDYRLDIVIGQGPSARTMQIQIAPFTLIGATTRSGLLSNPLRDRFMAHLHFDFYNHHELSEIVENNSKKLNITLDKAALYLIAACARGTPRIANRILRRVRDFALVKGESKISEESVKKSLSLMEIDSYGLDRMDRKILQVIEDYYKGGPVGIETLCATLAEDRTTIEDVYEPYLLKEGFLLRTPRGREISQKSKEHLVKMKTDLM
- a CDS encoding hotdog fold thioesterase codes for the protein MSSIWFNKDVSLVQLSKMSLNTMVSHLGIELTKIGDDTLEGTMPVDERTFQPARLLHGGASCVLAETLGSVAANMVIDTKEKMAVGQHIEATHLRSATKGHVRGVAKMIYMGRSSQTWRIEIFNDENKLICDSKIIMAIVNKK
- a CDS encoding tail fiber domain-containing protein, with the translated sequence MFGCIVDKGAVSISGKKKATTTTSRINSASISSVQIINNQLVITGTGLTAVTNIKVSGNSLNKDFNIESQSGTQIIANSLSVFSFDVSKVFNLILSDANASATFPIDFSICNSTLNGKSFNCSITAMDKDVLSYDAVSGTWKPRAATGTNYLGAFNASANPPAPTPSPFPASGSYYIVSADGMIGATSFVTGDWLISNGTAWQKIGNSTLVTSVFSRTGNIVAQEGDYDLDKLTDVDLSVAPISGKVLKFNGTHWVAADDLSAGGAGSVVTASIADSAVTDAKIVTIAASKITGTINSTQILDGTIVNADINAAAAIDYSKLNIPAAAIPYAKLNIANGDIPYAKLNIANGEIPAAKISGLPAATDILTTSIINSDTTHAPDADSVFDALLTKLNLIGGGTISLGTINGIPTPSFGDDVANKSYVDTQIPSVIADSPGISVWVPANSIFAMKVCPGTWTDVGVTGAGPNSATCDGVTCRVCQSPATKGLMPASSVVLMESCPYGWAPLGIVIGPGSAGLNYTYQSCQSPGTDSKIPQNAKVIMKTCPTGWSDLAMSGGPLAATCSGTSCHVCETPGNNTTARGMVGGAGGVTGTGGEIFIKAGAGGTTSGPGGDVNITSGATTEGVAAGAINLTGGIGAGAANGGSIKLSAGTASGTGALGTILLNPTNAGFVGIGTLTPAYTLDVVGGVNASSGYTSVSDRRLKKNIVTIDDALIKVLGLRGVEFDWKKNDEHEIGLIAQEVEAIVPTFVKTGTNGFKAVKYSNIVALLIEAMKTEHKQVQKNLSMMNTMQTTLEEHSREIASLEEENVHLKKENADIKIRLSRLEKVILQMKH
- the lpxC gene encoding UDP-3-O-acyl-N-acetylglucosamine deacetylase, whose amino-acid sequence is MLNQRTIAKKFSVTGIGIHSGKKVTMTLHPAEADTGIQFQRTDIPNAPILRATATTVGATENNTTIGEGQNAVHTVEHLLSAFYGFGIENVFCEINGPEVPIMDGSGASFVFLLKETGIVTLNKSKKFLIVLEKVRVEFDDKWAEIEPSSKLIIDSTIVFAHPTIKTQNKVFEFSCENYINEIGRARTFGFVKDVDALKRKGLIKGGSLDNAIVLDDYKVINPEGLRFADEFIRHKILDTVGDIALMGYEIAGKITTYKSGHHVHNLLCRKLLATPSAFEIVSAASLERETVEAFALPRALQPSFH
- a CDS encoding proline--tRNA ligase, encoding MKLSQGFWQTYKEVPADAEIASHQLMIRTGLIHKSGSGLYNYLPMGLRSIRKVETIVREELDKIGCFEITMSVVTPGELWQETGRWDKMGGLMLRFKDKKGADLCISPTNEETVTDIFRSTIKSYKQLPVTLYQINTKFRDEIRPRFGLMRGREFTMKDAYSFHLDKASLDVGYQAMYDAYTAIFTRLGLEFIPVEADGGAMASADSKTHEFQVVANSGEDLIIYSQEAKYAANIEKAQTKKASAPYDMNIIPMKEVETIKAETIDAVSKMLGLTSNQSLKSMVYTATTGEVSKMILAMVIGDDSVNEIKLQNFLKCDHLAASSEEELKKAKLWKGYIGPAGLEDQLEIIFDNEVNVEASYVIGANKKDAHVSGFNPKRDMKKLTMADLRLSKAGDLTMDGKHTVVEKRGIEVGHVFQLGDKYTKAMKVGVLDQNGKLATPLMGCYGIGVTRVVAAAIEQNHDANGIVWPKAIAPYDVYFATIVKAPEFAQIADDIYGDMKKAGLEVVYDDRNVGPGNKFKDSDLLGLPYRVVLGERDFGASGELEVIERKTGTITKVKREDLISTLKNLLK
- a CDS encoding TrmH family RNA methyltransferase, which translates into the protein MTEIEHDMIVGIHSIAEAIRNPERQIFEIVTTDEGFQEFKKRSGLKDSEIPLTKVRWLEGHALQEEAKKNYRDLEMEFQRVPSGIFMLVSPINIWEPTWIYQQLESRIPIKILALDQITDAHNGAAIMRTAAFYGVDAILISARGNFGLGPGFSRIASGATEHVKIVRCSALPKTITKIKELGAICIGLSEHATADLGSIDTTKPICLVLGAEDVGMSHAVSRVVDTTISFKPAGKIKSLNVSVAAAIAMEKIFGGI
- the tuf gene encoding elongation factor Tu, whose amino-acid sequence is MAKEKFDRSKPHVNIGTIGHVDHGKTTLTAAITMTMAKIHGGAAKSYADIDSAPEEKARGITINTAHVEYETAARHYAHVDCPGHADYVKNMITGAAQMDGGILVCSAADGPMPQTREHILLARQVGVPALVVFLNKVDMVDDPELLELVEMEMRELLSSYNFPGDAIPFIAGSALAAVEGRNPEIGESKIVELMNAVDAYIPTPTRDVDKPFLMPVEDVFSISGRGTVVTGRIERGIIKVNEDIEIVGIRDVQKTTVTGIEMFRKLLDQGQAGDNAGLLLRGTKREDIERGQCLVKPGSVSPHAKFNGEVYILTKEEGGRHTPIFKGYRPQFYFRTTDVTGSIELNPGVEMIMPGDNTSFKVELISKIAMEKSLRFAIREGGRTIGAGTVSEILD
- the secE gene encoding preprotein translocase subunit SecE, producing MSIIKSEDSRKWITALTVIASVLAGYVVYKFVGQLGDWFDLETKISSYSMVAQGLGFLTGVGTFIYILKNSETSSYLQEVYNELVKVVWPSKDATVKMTIGIAIALVIVAGIFTAVDFIFKKILEFVY